A single window of Ammospiza caudacuta isolate bAmmCau1 chromosome Z, bAmmCau1.pri, whole genome shotgun sequence DNA harbors:
- the STARD4 gene encoding stAR-related lipid transfer protein 4 — MDPLPNPAPLASKLRNTLVRYHSIGDSEWRVAKKTKDATVWRKPSEEFSGYLYKAQGVVEDVTNRIVDHIRPGPYRLDWDSLMTSMDIMETFEENCCVMRYTTAGQLWNIIAPREFVDFSYTTNYEDGLLTCGISLDYGEVRPNFVRGFNHPCGWFCVPLKDSPGHSLLTGYIQTELRGMLPQSAVDTAMSSTLANFYSDLKKALKA; from the exons ATGGATCCCCTGCCCAATCCCGCGCCTCTGGCCTCGAAGCTGCGGAACACGCTGGTTCGGTACCACAGCATCGGAGATAGCGAGTGGCGGGTGGCCAAGAAAACC AAAGATGCAACCGTGTGGCGTAAACCATCAGAGGAATTCAGTGGATACCT CTACAAAGCTCAAGGAGTGGTGGAAGATGTTACCAACAGAATAGTGGATCATATTCGCCCTGGACCTTACAGGCTAGACTGGGACAGCCTAATGACTTCAATGGACATCATGGAAACATTTGAAGAG AACTGCTGTGTGATGCGCTATACAACTGCTGGCCAGCTCTGGAACATCATAGCACCAAGGGAGTTTGTTGATTTCTCTTACACTACAAACTATGAAGATGGTCTTCTAACATGTG GTATAAGCCTGGACTATGGAGAGGTGAGACCAAACTTTGTCCGTGGATTCAATCACCCTTGCGGTTGGTTCTGTGTCCCTCTCAAGGACTCTCCTGGCCACAGTCTTTTGACAGGCTACATCCAGACTGAACTGCGAGGGATGCTGCCACAGTCTGCAGTAGACACTGCCATGTCTAGCACCCTGGCCAATTTCTACTCTGACCTCAAAAAGGCACTCAAAGCGTAG